Proteins encoded by one window of Arabidopsis thaliana chromosome 2, partial sequence:
- the CKI1 gene encoding Signal transduction histidine kinase (CYTOKININ-INDEPENDENT 1 (CKI1); CONTAINS InterPro DOMAIN/s: Signal transduction histidine kinase, homodimeric (InterPro:IPR009082), CheY-like (InterPro:IPR011006), Signal transduction histidine kinase, core (InterPro:IPR005467), Signal transduction response regulator, receiver domain (InterPro:IPR001789), Signal transduction histidine kinase, subgroup 1, dimerisation/phosphoacceptor domain (InterPro:IPR003661), ATPase-like, ATP-binding domain (InterPro:IPR003594), Signal transduction histidine kinase-related protein, C-terminal (InterPro:IPR004358); BEST Arabidopsis thaliana protein match is: histidine kinase 1 (TAIR:AT2G17820.1); Has 89821 Blast hits to 76986 proteins in 2917 species: Archae - 765; Bacteria - 78909; Metazoa - 25; Fungi - 2111; Plants - 1771; Viruses - 21; Other Eukaryotes - 6219 (source: NCBI BLink).), translating into MMVKVTKLVASRPIVVFCVLAFLVVVFECIWISNWRTTTENLVKEVASFTEDLRTSLVSEIENIGKFTYAKTNLSTIGLARVIDSYITNNDTGFTEIQTQIAPLLFVAYSTILQVSQVSYISRDGLMFSYIAESNTSVAVFANSSSNSSRGDYTWYTQTVDQLTGRLNGNSTKSQSLDVTHTDWFQAAQSNNYTTAFVGTSLGGEDNETLIQSVVSLYSKKGLVSLGFPVKTLTEVLNSLNLHGEELYMWTKDGTVLVREGSLNDSFFISNGSICFGRESNSLWSQCIPENCSSSGYEVEIKRLRYQAFCSVIEVSGVPLRYTLMFPNKGGATRIKHQAEKAKYQLIVVMIFLGFGWPVWFVWFMMQATRREMHMRATLINQMEATQQAERKSMNKSQAFANASHDIRGALAGMKGLIDICRDGVKPGSDVDTTLNQVNVCAKDLVALLNSVLDMSKIESGKMQLVEEDFNLSKLLEDVIDFYHPVAMKKGVDVVLDPHDGSVFKFSNVRGDSGRLKQILNNLVSNAVKFTVDGHIAVRAWAQRPGSNSSVVLASYPKGVSKFVKSMFCKNKEESSTYETEISNSIRNNANTMEFVFEVDDTGKGIPMEMRKSVFENYVQVRETAQGHQGTGLGLGIVQSLVRLMGGEIRITDKAMGEKGTCFQFNVLLTTLESPPVSDMKVRQEIEAGGDYVSTPNLGLTINTSLGGSMNIRNLSPRFNNCLSSSPKQEGSRVVLLLKNEERRRVTEKYIKNLGIKVTVVEKWEHLSYALERLFGFSPQSSMGRAECSLSCPSSRELPFIGMDGIDSRSQLPKRRSISFSAVVLLVIDAKTGPFFELCDIVKQFRRGLPHGISCKVVWLNESSTRVSERGDISCSRPLHGSRLMEVLKMLPEFGGTVLKEPPTELQRESLLRHSFVAERSPKHKVQEEGPSSMFNKKLGKRIMASTDSESETRVKSVRTGRKPIGNPEDEQETSKPSDDEFLRGKRVLVVDDNFISRKVATGKLKKMGVSEVEQCDSGKEALRLVTEGLTQREEQGSVDKLPFDYIFMDCQMPEMDGYEATREIRKVEKSYGVRTPIIAVSGHDPGSEEARETIQAGMDAFLDKSLNQLANVIREIESKRH; encoded by the exons ATGATGGTGAAAGTTACAAAGCTTGTGGCTTCACGTCCAATTGTGGTCTTTTGCGTCCTG gCATTCCTGGTGGTTGTTTTCGAGTGCATTTGGATCTCAAATTGGCGAACAACAACGGAGAACCTAGTCAAAGAGGTCGCTTCATTTACCGAAGATCTCCGGACAAGTCTAGTTTCGGAGATTGAAAACATCGGAAAATTTACATATGCCAAGACAAACTTATCTACGATCGGTTTAGCGAGAGTTATAGATTCTTATATCACCAACAACGACACTGGTTTTACAGAGATTCAAACACAG ATCGCACCATTGTTGTTTGTAGCTTATTCAACGATCCTTCAAGTCTCACAAGTTTCGTACATCAGTAGGGACGGTCTCATGTTTTCTTACATTGCAGAATCAAACACAAGTGTCGCTGTTTTTGCCAATTCCTCGTCGAATTCAAGTCGTGGAGACTACACTTGGTACACTCAAACCGTGGATCAGTTAACTGGTCGTCTTAACGGGAACTCAACGAAATCTCAGTCGTTAGATGTAACCCATACAGATTGGTTCCAAGCAGCACAGAGTAATAACTACACTACAGCCTTTGTAGGAACGAGCTTGGGAGGAGAAGATAACGAGACTCTAATACAGAGCGTGGTTAGCTTGTACAGCAAGAAAGGTCTTGTTTCTTTAGGGTTTCCGGTTAAGACTTTAACCGAAGTTTTGAACAGTTTGAATCTACACGGCGAAGAGCTTTACATGTGGACAAAGGACGGGACGGTGCTTGTTCGTGAAGGTTCACTGAatgattctttcttcatctccaatGGCTCGATTTGCTTCGGTAGAGAATCGAACTCCCTCTGGTCTCAATGCATCCCTGAAAATTGCAGTTCCAGTGGCTACGAGGTGGAGATCAAAAGATTAAGATACCAAGCTTTTTGCTCTGTTATTGAAGTTTCGGGCGTTCCTCTG aGATACACACTCATGTTTCCCAACAAAGGAGGAGCAACACGCATCAAGCACCAAGCGGAAAAGGCAAAATATCAACTTATTGTGGTTATGATATTTCTTGGCTTCGGTTGGCCTGTATGGTTTGTGTGGTTTATGATGCAAGCAACAAGGAGAGAGATGCATATGCGTGCAACGCTGATAAACCAAATGGAAGCGACACAACAAGCTGAGAGAAAGAGCATGAACAAGAGTCAAGCATTTGCAAATGCTAGCCACGATATTAGAGGTGCCCTTGCAGGGATGAAAGGTCTGATTGATATATGTCGTGATGGAGTTAAACCTGGCTCCGACGTAGACACCACTCTCAACCAAGTGAATGTTTGCGCCAAGGATTTGGTTG CTCTGCTCAACTCTGTTTTGGACATGAGCAAAATCGAAAGCGGGAAGATGCAGTTAGTGGAAGAAGATTTCAACTTGTCGAAACTTCTTGAAGACGTCATCGATTTTTACCATCCCGTTGCGATGAAGAAAGGGGTTGATGTAGTTTTGGATCCGCACGATGGCTCGGTTTTCAAATTCTCGAATGTACGAGGGGATAGTGGCAGACTGAAGCAGATTCTGAACAATCTTGTTAGCAATGCTGTCAAGTTCACCGTCGACGGGCACATTGCGGTAAGAGCTTGGGCTCAGAGGCCAGGTTCCAATAGCTCTGTGGTCCTTGCATCATATCCTAAAGGTGTGTCCAAGTTTGTAAAGAGTATGTTCTGCAAGAATAAAGAAGAGTCATCAACCTACGAGACAGAAATATCGAATTCCATAAGAAACAATGCAAACACGATGGAGTTTGTGTTTGAAGTGGATGATACTGGTAAAGGGATACCTATGGAGATGCGTAAGTCGGTATTTGAAAACTATGTTCAAGTAAGAGAAACAGCTCAAGGACACCAAGGAACTGGTTTAGGGCTCGGGATTGTGCAGTCTTTG GTAAGATTAATGGGAGGGGAGATAAGAATCACCGACAAGGCCATGGGAGAGAAAGGAACATGTTTCCAATTCAATGTTTTATTGACAACATTAGAGTCTCCTCCAGTGAGTGACATGAAAGTGAGACAGGAGATCGAAGCAGGAGGCGATTATGTATCCACGCCAAACCTCGGGCTGACTATAAACACTTCACTTGGAGGTAGCATGAATATACGTAACCTGAGTCCTAGATTCAACAACTGTCTCAGCTCAAGTCCAAAGCAAGAAGGTTCTAGAGTGGTTCTTCtattgaaaaatgaagaacGCAGAAGAGTTACAGAGAAATACATAAAGAATCTTGGGATTAAAGTTACAGTGGTGGAGAAATGGGAGCATTTGAGTTATGCTTTGGAGAGACTTTTTGGATTTTCACCTCAGAGTTCCATGGGAAGAGCAGAGTGTAGTTTGTCATGTCCGAGCTCAAGGGAGTTACCTTTCATTGGCATGGACGGTATTGATTCAAGAAGCCAACTTCCTAAAAGGAGAAGCATCAGTTTCTCTGCAGTTGTCCTTTTGGTGATTGATGCAAAAACTGGACCATTTTTTGAGCTGTGCGATATTGTCAAACAGTTTCGTAGAGGCTTGCCCCATGGAATATCCTGTAAAGTTGTTTGGCTTAACGAATCGAGCACTCGTGTAAGTGAGAGAGGGGACATTAGTTGTTCGAGACCTTTGCACGGATCGCGTCTTATGGAAGTCTTGAAGATGTTGCCTGAATTTGGAGGAACTGTGCTAAAAGAACCACCTACTGAGCTGCAAAGGGAATCATTGCTGAGACATTCTTTTGTTGCAGAGAGATCACCAAAACATAAAGTCCAAGAAGAGGGGCCAAGCTcaatgtttaacaaaaaattaggtAAGAGGATAATGGCATCAACAGATTCAGAGAGTGAGACTAGGGTCAAGTCAGTGCGTACCGGTCGAAAGCCTATTGGGAACCCAGAGGACGAGCAAGAGACTTCCAAGCCGAGTGACGATGAATTCTTAAGAGGAAAGAGAGTTCTTGTGGTCGATGATAACTTTATATCACGTAAAGTTGCAACAggaaagctgaagaagatgggAGTCTCAGAGGTCGAACAATGCGACAGTGGGAAAGAAGCTTTGAGATTAGTCACTGAAGGGCTTacacaaagagaagaacaaggTTCAGTAGATAAACTTCCGTTTGACTACATATTCATGGACTGCCAA ATGCCAGAAATGGATGGCTATGAAGCAACTAGAGAGATTAGGAAAGTGGAGAAAAGTTATGGGGTGCGTACACCAATTATAGCTGTATCTGGTCATGATCCTGGTTCAGAGGAAGCAAGAGAAACCATTCAAGCTGGAATGGACGCCTTCTTAGATAAAAGCTTGAATCAACTTGCAAACGTCATTAGAGAAATCGAAAGCAAACGTCACTAG